One genomic window of Mesorhizobium shangrilense includes the following:
- a CDS encoding acetate--CoA ligase family protein, protein MSMDRQKVAEYVVQAARAGRPLLREAEAKSVLESFGLRVPRGVTLAFDEDPAAAVGTLRPPFVVKVMSERIVHKTEHGGVALNLQDLEAVRAAIADMKSRLGSLMAPSDGWLVEESIPRGTEIVVGGAIDPRFGPTVMFGLGGILVELMADVAFRICPITRADARDMIAELKGRKLLDGWRGSQAVDLETIEETLLAIGGEGGLLLALEEAVSELDINPMIATADGVVAVDARIILKGDVH, encoded by the coding sequence ATGTCCATGGACAGGCAGAAGGTGGCCGAATATGTCGTGCAGGCAGCGCGCGCCGGCCGGCCCTTGCTCAGGGAGGCCGAAGCAAAATCGGTGCTCGAGAGCTTCGGGCTGCGCGTGCCGCGCGGTGTGACCCTGGCCTTCGACGAGGATCCGGCGGCTGCGGTAGGAACCCTCAGGCCTCCCTTCGTCGTCAAGGTGATGTCGGAGCGGATCGTTCACAAGACCGAGCACGGCGGCGTGGCGCTCAACTTGCAGGATCTGGAGGCCGTTCGGGCAGCGATCGCGGACATGAAGTCGCGGCTCGGATCACTGATGGCCCCCTCGGATGGCTGGCTGGTCGAGGAAAGCATCCCCCGCGGAACCGAAATCGTCGTCGGCGGCGCCATCGATCCGCGTTTCGGACCGACCGTCATGTTCGGCCTGGGCGGCATCCTGGTCGAACTGATGGCGGACGTGGCTTTCCGGATCTGTCCGATTACGCGCGCCGACGCCAGGGACATGATTGCCGAGCTGAAGGGGCGCAAGCTGCTCGACGGATGGCGCGGTTCGCAGGCGGTCGACCTCGAGACGATCGAGGAGACGCTGCTGGCGATCGGCGGCGAGGGTGGGCTTCTGCTCGCGTTGGAAGAGGCGGTCTCGGAACTCGACATCAATCCCATGATCGCCACCGCAGACGGGGTCGTGGCGGTCGATGCGCGGATCATTCTCAAGGGAGACGTTCACTGA
- a CDS encoding SDR family oxidoreductase encodes MKKHCIVAGALGISGRALLEHLEKDETWDVTAISRRRPDFATRANFLALDLMSAEDCARALRDLSSVTHVFYGAHVRHADPTREAALNLQMLRNLVEGIEAASPRLSRVVLLHGTKWYGNHLGPFKTPAREDDPRHMPPNFYYDQQDWIAEHQKGKSWAWSALRPHCICGPAIGSPMSHLLGLCLYAAISRELGLPLCFPGAKGAFEAMYQFTDAALLAQAMVWAGTEPGCANEAFNMTNGEVERWCNLWPHLARQFGMEAGPVRTISLAKYMADKEPLWQQICARRGLEYHRMDELVDWSFLDWAYGADYDQVSCLGKARRAGWTASVDAREMFERQIGRLVEMRIIPGP; translated from the coding sequence ATGAAGAAGCATTGCATCGTCGCCGGCGCCCTGGGCATCTCCGGGCGCGCCCTTCTCGAACATCTCGAGAAAGACGAGACATGGGACGTCACCGCGATATCGCGCCGGCGCCCCGATTTCGCAACACGGGCGAACTTTCTAGCGCTCGACCTGATGTCGGCTGAGGACTGCGCCCGGGCGTTGCGGGATCTGTCCAGCGTCACCCATGTCTTCTACGGCGCACATGTTCGGCACGCCGACCCTACACGGGAGGCGGCGCTGAACCTTCAGATGCTGCGCAACCTCGTCGAGGGCATCGAGGCGGCCAGTCCTCGTCTCAGCCGGGTCGTGCTCCTGCATGGCACCAAGTGGTATGGCAACCACCTGGGGCCCTTCAAGACCCCGGCCCGGGAGGACGACCCGCGCCACATGCCGCCGAATTTCTACTACGACCAGCAGGACTGGATCGCGGAACATCAGAAGGGCAAATCCTGGGCATGGAGCGCGCTGCGCCCGCACTGCATCTGCGGGCCTGCGATCGGCAGCCCGATGAGCCACCTGCTCGGGCTCTGCCTCTATGCCGCGATCTCGCGCGAGCTCGGTTTGCCGTTGTGTTTTCCGGGCGCCAAGGGCGCTTTCGAGGCGATGTACCAGTTCACGGACGCTGCCTTGCTCGCGCAGGCGATGGTCTGGGCGGGAACGGAGCCCGGCTGCGCCAACGAGGCCTTCAACATGACCAATGGAGAGGTCGAGCGCTGGTGCAACCTGTGGCCGCACCTGGCGCGGCAGTTCGGGATGGAAGCCGGGCCTGTCCGGACGATCAGCCTGGCAAAATACATGGCCGACAAGGAGCCGCTGTGGCAGCAGATCTGTGCGCGGCGCGGTCTCGAATACCATCGTATGGATGAGCTCGTGGACTGGTCGTTCCTCGATTGGGCCTATGGGGCCGACTACGACCAGGTCTCGTGCCTGGGTAAGGCGCGGCGGGCCGGATGGACGGCATCGGTCGACGCCCGGGAGATGTTCGAACGGCAGATCGGACGGCTCGTCGAGATGCGGATCATTCCCGGGCCCTGA
- a CDS encoding acetyl-CoA carboxylase biotin carboxyl carrier protein subunit: protein MSDIQVEASLTGTIWKILVTEGETVSENQTVAIIEAMKMEIPVVASDSGVVRTVHVKEGDAIAEGDSVVTIDG, encoded by the coding sequence ATGAGCGACATTCAAGTAGAAGCTTCGTTGACGGGCACCATCTGGAAGATCCTGGTCACGGAAGGCGAGACGGTTTCCGAGAACCAGACGGTTGCCATCATCGAGGCGATGAAGATGGAGATTCCCGTCGTCGCCAGCGACAGCGGCGTGGTGCGCACGGTCCATGTGAAGGAGGGCGACGCAATCGCGGAAGGCGACAGCGTCGTCACCATCGACGGCTGA
- a CDS encoding DUF4286 family protein, translated as MRQAVVVMYDAEAELDEWMHGPHYDEVLATPGVVAVQRLRVTEGPEGSRRYIAIIETSDLEATLAWRNSPAGKRSQDEANERGVSRRCSMLADVIFDASAAHDR; from the coding sequence ATGAGACAAGCTGTCGTGGTCATGTACGACGCGGAGGCTGAACTCGACGAGTGGATGCATGGACCCCACTATGACGAGGTGCTGGCCACGCCGGGCGTTGTCGCCGTCCAGCGCTTGCGTGTGACCGAGGGGCCTGAAGGAAGCCGCAGGTACATCGCCATCATAGAGACGAGCGATCTCGAGGCCACGCTTGCCTGGCGCAACAGCCCGGCCGGAAAGCGGTCGCAGGATGAGGCGAACGAGCGTGGTGTCAGCCGCCGATGTTCCATGCTTGCCGATGTGATCTTCGACGCAAGCGCTGCGCATGATCGTTGA